The following nucleotide sequence is from Roseivirga sp. BDSF3-8.
CAGCTGGCTGGGAACATCCTGAAACACCAGGGTAGTATTACTTGTGGCATTCATCCGCTGATAGGAAAGGCCGCTTTGCCAGACAAAATGCTTACCCAGCATGCCCGCCACATTAAAGTTCATATCATAACTAAAGGTGGGCTGTATTTCCTGGTCTATGTCGGGCTCTTCCAGACGTGCCCCACCTCCTTTTTTACCGAACTGAACAGAGGGTAATTCTGCCCCGGGTCTTTCATTAAATGATGGATCAAAGCTGCCTCCGGCAAAACTCAACCCTGTCCAAAGCTTTTCCTTTTCCCAGGACTTCACTGTCCTCTCTTCCTCCAGCTTTTCAAACATGGTATTATCAGGTACCCGATATACCGTAATGGCTACAGTCTGAAGGTTGACAGGAAGCAAAAACGGGCCTTTAGTAGTAAGACTGGCAGGTGAATTAAGTAGCTCCTTATTTATTTCGTTAAAGGCATAAACTGAGCCTGTGGTAGTTTCCATCGGGTCATGCGTTGCTTCATCCTGATAGGCTTCTATTCGATCTTCCTGGTTAGCAGAGGCATTTAGCCTCCTATTTTCATCTCCTGTCTCCACCACCACATTCTCTACGGCACCTGAAGCAAGATCACCACTTGTGTGGACTATCCCGGTTTGCTGGTCTGCATTATTCTGTGCAAGAGAACTTCCATTTATCTGACCGGACTGGGGACCCTGACCTGATTTATTATCCGAAGCGGCGTTATCGATGTCAGCTTGGGGGGAATGACTAGGTTCCAATAACTCCTGTTCGCTATTCATCGTTTGTTCAGTTGCAAGTTGATCTCCCCCGCCATTATTAAATAAAAGGACACCTCCCCCTACTGAAACAACGAGAAATAAAGAGGCTGCTACCCACCAAACCCAGGCTGCTTTGCGTGACTTTTTATTATCCAGGGAAGATTCAATACCTTCCCATACACCAGGAGATGGAGTTCTGGAAGCACCTTCAAATGCGTCATGCCACTCCCTTTCGAAATCTGACGGTTTATTTGAACGTTCCATACCTCAACTCATCCTCACTATTGATCATTTCCTTTAGTAATAGCCTCGCTCTGCTATACTGGGATTTTGACGTCCCTTCTGAAATATTCAGCATTTTAGCTATTTCCTTATGCCCGTATCCTTCTATTGCAAACAAGTTAAATATTACCCGGCACCCATCCGGTAACCGATGGATGAATCCGAGTAATTCCTGATATCTATAGCCTGAAAGCGTTGTTTCCTGTTGCTGAAGAGACCGCATTTCATCTACATCTACCATGGGGTACATATAAAGCTTACTTCTTTGATGGTTTAGTGCGGTATTGACCAGGATTTTTTTGATCCAGAAGAAAAGTGAGGACTCCTTACGGAAGGTTTCTATGTTTTTGAATACTTTAATAAAAGCCTCCTGCAATATATCCTCTGCCTCATCCTGAGCCTTGACATACCGCATAGCCACCACAAGCATCTGACCCGCATACAGATCATATAGCTTACGCTGAGCTTTGCGATCCTTTTTACAGCAACCGGTGATCAACTCTTCTTCCAGTTCCATATCAGTTCTGACCGGTTTCAAAAGGACTCTCATATCCTCCTGCACAGACACAGGTAATTTCTAAAAGGTTGGAACAGCGTAATTTTTCCTTCAAAAATTTTTCAATAAACGCTTTTTTCATGAAGTTGCCGTTCCCCTAAACATACTTACTATCCGGAAAATATGCTTTCAGGAAGCTTTAAAATTCTTTTATTTTTAGCGGCTACAAGCCTGCTACTACAAGCCTGTGTCCCTGTTTCCCAACCCGTTGGCTCAAGCTCATCAGCCACAACACAGCCGGACACCAACATCCCACTTGCTAATTATGTAGCTTCAGACAACCTGAAAACGGTAAGGCTATATCCTAACACCGGCGATGTAAATGATGTAATGTACCCACCCATCGTGCCTCTTGCACAGGCCGCACCGCTATACCTTGAGTTTGATGACCTTACAGGTGAATACGCTCAATATGCTTATAAGATTATCCACTGCGATGAGGATTGGACTCCTTCACAACTATCCAATCTTGAGTATCTGTTTGATTACAATGAATTCAACATTACCCAGCATGAATTTTCGTATAACACCCGTACACAATACGTTCACTATTTCACTCCCCTGCCAAAAGTAAAGCAGCCTGGAAACTATGTTTTGCAGCTATATCGTAATGATACGCCAGGAAATATTCTTCTAACCCAGAGGTTCATGGTATATGACAACCAAGTCTTGGTAAGCCCCCGTATCGGGCTGGCAGAAGCTGTAGCCGCCAGGCGTACCCGGCAACAGGTACAATTTACAGTGAACTACAATAACCTGGCCGTATTGAACCCATTTGAGCAGGTTAAAGTGGTAATAAGAAAGAACTATCGCTGGGACAATGCCATCACTAACCTAAAACCAAACTTCGTAAGGGAAGGACAAAACCAGCTTGAGTATGAGTATTTCGACCTTCGAAATACATTTTACGGAGGCAATCAGTATCGGTTTTTTGATATCCGCATGCTGAACGCACTAGGAAGGAATGTTGGAAAAATCAAAATGGAGCCTGATGGTGTTAAGGCTTTTCTGTTAAAAGATAAGTCCAGGGCAAATCAGCCCTATACTCAATATCCTGACTTTGACGGAGGATATGTAATTGAAAATGTGGAGAGAGGAACGGGTACCGGCGCTACGGAAAGTGACTATGTATCAGTTAACTTCCTGCTGGAAACCACTGATAAGGCGATAGGTGACATATATGTGCTGGGACAAATGAATCAATACAAACATACCGAAGAGAATAAGCTCACGTACGATCCTGCTGTTTCTGGTTACACCGGTGACCTGCTTTTGAAACAAGGATGGTATGATTACATCTACTATGCCCCGGAGGCACCGAATCCATACATGTATGAGGGAAGTTTTAACCAGACTGAAAATATTTATGAGATACTGGTTTACTTTCGTGGACAGACAGACAGAACGGACTATCTGGTAGGTTACTCACGCGTAACTGTAAATGATGATTGAGAAATTATGGCCAAGTGTGATCAGGCTGTAATACAGCCTGATTAATGACTTTCATGATTAATGACTTTCATCTTCGGAGACTTCTTCCTGAGAAACTTCTTCCCTCTTGCGTTTTTCCTTTGTTTCCGGTGCTTTAGCCTGGGCCTGCTCAAAGGTGAAAGCCTTTGTACGTTTTGCCGGATCTGAATTAGCAATATCCAGCATACCAAACCCTTTATGAGTGAAGTTACCTAACCCACAAGTAAATACAAATGACTGCACTTCTGGTGATGCATATAATCTGAAAGGGAATGTGTATCCTCTTACCTCATATTTAACATCCTGGTCATAGACAGGGTAGATTCGGGCAAACTTCTTCTGTGAATCACGAATACGAGCCAGATAATCTGCGTCAGGTACTAACTGAAACTTGTAGAATGAACTAAGCTGCTCAGGGGTATAGCCGAGTTGCTCCATTCTATCTATAGTAGATTCATAAAGTATATCTGAAAAACTATCTGATTCGGGAGAGATAAATCGCTTGCCTTCACTGTCATTAAATCCTGGTACTACTAGTACCAGAGGAGAAATACAGATGAATTTAGATACATCTGTCAGCTCTGGGTATTCCTCTTCTTCTACTGAGTCAGGACTCAATATCAGGTTACCCATCTCGATTTTTGGGTAAGCAAAAAGATTCTTTATAAAATAGCCGATGAATTTTTCGCTGGGTGAAGATAATACCAGTGTAACTTTACTGGAGAAGAAGTGTAATCCATTACGACTAATCTTAGTCTGTCCCTTCAGCCCCGAAAAATTATAAAAGCCATAGGTTGAATATGTGCTATCCCCTCCTTGCATAAGTATCCCTTTAATTAGCTGAGCTAAAAGGAACTGATGATGAAAGGGCACATTTGCTCCCCGGTTTTTTAAATTAAAAATTATTCTAACTCTCAAAGTTCTAAGTCGTCAGTACGATCAAAAAATAAAATCTTCAGGGAATAAACATAGAAAGAATTGATGTTGTTTAGCATTCCCTAAACAGTAATATGGTTCACATGTGCGAATCTAAGACTTTTCGAGGAGAATAATGAGTTTAAACCTTTATACATTGAAACGAAAGTGCATGATATCACCATCTTTAACAATATATTCTTTTCCCTCGATAGATATTTTCCCAGCCTCTCTGCACGCTGCTTCAGTTTTATATTGCTGATAGTCATCCAGTTTTATAACCTCCGCCTTAATAAATCCTCTCTCAAAATCAGTGTGGATGACTCCGGCGGCGGCAGGTGCCTTCCACCCGTTTTTGATAGTCCAGGCTCTTACCTCCTGCTTTCCGGCAGTGAAGTAAGTTATAAGGTCTAAAAGCGCGTAACTGGCCCTTATAAGTTTACTCAGGCCACTTTCAGTTAGTCCATATTCCTCAAGGAACATGGACTGCTCCTCGTCATCCAATTCGGCTATCTGTGATTCCAAGGCTGCACATAACTTAATGATCTGTGCGTTTTCGCCTTGTATTGACTCTCTCAGCTTAGAAACATACTCATTATCTTCATGCAACGAGTTTTCGTCTACATTAGCCACATAGATCACAGGCTTGATAGTAAGCAGCTGCCAGCTCTTTATAATCGGGTATTCTTCCTTTGTGTACTCCACAGAACGGGCGTTCTGACCGGACTCCAATGTTTTCTTATACCGCAAAAGGATCTCCATTTCCTTTTTAGCCTTCGCATCACCGCTCTTGGCTACTTTTTCCTGACGTTGTATCCTTTTATCAATTGAATCCAGGTCCTTCAGCTGCAGTTCATAGTCGATAACCTCTTTATCACCTACCGGGTCAACTTTCCCTTCTACGTGCACAATGTTTTCATCATCGAAACACCGTACCACATGAATAATGGCATCTGTTTCACGAATATTGGCCAAAAACTTATTTCCCAGCCCTTCGCCCTTGCTAGCTCCCTTAACCAGCCCGGCAATATCCACAAACTCAATCACAGCGGGTATGACCTTTTCAGGGCTCACGAGGGTTTCCAATACTTTGAGGCGGCCATCCGGTACGGTAACCACGCCCACGTTGGGCTCAATGGTACAGAAAGGAAAGTTGGCAGCCTCGGCCTGATTTTTTGATAACGCGTTAAAAAGAGTGGATTTACCAACATTCGGAAGTCCTACGATCCCGCACTGAAGTCCCATAACTATCTTAGCCTCAATTAATATCTGAAAATATGATACTGTTTGTATCCGGCATAAAGTTCTACCGCAGAAACCCTGAGAATAGTATAAACAGGAATTGCAGCAATCATGCCCGGGATACCCGCCAGTGTAGCGCCCGCAAAGATAATAATAAATATTTCTAACGGGTGGGCTTTTACGCTTTTAGAAAAGATGAGGGGTTGTAAAACGATATTATCAATGATTTGAACCGTACTAAAAACGGATACAATCTTGATTACGAGAAAAATATAGTCCTGTGTACTTTCCAGGCCTGGCATAGTGGATATCCCAACCAGAATACCAAAAGAAGCTCCCAATAGAGGGCCGGCATAGGGAATCAGGTTAGCCAGAGCGGCAAAAACGGCAATGGTCAGGGCATACTTTATCCTAAAAATACTAAGCCCCAGGGAAGCTATACTGAAAATAGCGAACATTTGAAAAAGCAGGCCCAGCAGGTAATTGCTTAAAAGCTTCTCCATTTTATACAAAGCAGCAATAGAAACCTCAAAATATTTATTCGGAATGAGGGAGATAAGGTTTCTGCGAAAAATACCTTTTTCAAAAAGGAGGAAAAATGAAATAAAGGTAACCGCAAGGGTTCCCACAAAGAAGTTACCGGTGATGGCTAGCAGATCACTGAAAATGTCCTGAACCCTGATATCATCTTTGAGAGACGCAATATTGGCCTTAAGAGCATCAACGATAAAGCCGGGATCGTCCTGAGTCAGATTATTTTCAATAAGAAATACTTCTATCCTGCTCAGGGGCTGGCTTATCATTCCATACAGTTCATCGTAGTTAATGTCCTTAATAACGGCGATCTGTTCAGAAACAAGGGGCACAAACAGCAAAATAAAGGAGCTGATAATGAGCAGAAAAACCAGAAATGAAACGATTACAGCCAGCACCCGGGGAACTCTGACACGAAACACCTGTATCTGGCTGAAATAATTGGTAAGGGGTCTTAAAATTGTACTGATAATGAGGGATAGGGCAATATATATGAATATGTTGCTGAAGTACCAGCTTAGAAAAATGAACAGGCTTATGCCTATTACCAGATATACAGCCGTCTTCCTCATACGCTTGAAGGCAGGGCTCCCACGCCCTTTACAATTCGATAAAGTAAAAAACAATGATAACAAAAAAGCTCCAACGGACTGATGGAGCTTTAGAATAATTTATCAGGGAAGTTTAGTCCCACTTAAGCTCATCATCTACCTGAGCTTCAGTTTCCATTTCATTTTCAAATTGAGAGAAGTCAATTTCGGGCATAAGCTCGTTTTTAACATGGTCTAC
It contains:
- the ychF gene encoding redox-regulated ATPase YchF translates to MGLQCGIVGLPNVGKSTLFNALSKNQAEAANFPFCTIEPNVGVVTVPDGRLKVLETLVSPEKVIPAVIEFVDIAGLVKGASKGEGLGNKFLANIRETDAIIHVVRCFDDENIVHVEGKVDPVGDKEVIDYELQLKDLDSIDKRIQRQEKVAKSGDAKAKKEMEILLRYKKTLESGQNARSVEYTKEEYPIIKSWQLLTIKPVIYVANVDENSLHEDNEYVSKLRESIQGENAQIIKLCAALESQIAELDDEEQSMFLEEYGLTESGLSKLIRASYALLDLITYFTAGKQEVRAWTIKNGWKAPAAAGVIHTDFERGFIKAEVIKLDDYQQYKTEAACREAGKISIEGKEYIVKDGDIMHFRFNV
- a CDS encoding DUF5103 domain-containing protein — protein: MLSGSFKILLFLAATSLLLQACVPVSQPVGSSSSATTQPDTNIPLANYVASDNLKTVRLYPNTGDVNDVMYPPIVPLAQAAPLYLEFDDLTGEYAQYAYKIIHCDEDWTPSQLSNLEYLFDYNEFNITQHEFSYNTRTQYVHYFTPLPKVKQPGNYVLQLYRNDTPGNILLTQRFMVYDNQVLVSPRIGLAEAVAARRTRQQVQFTVNYNNLAVLNPFEQVKVVIRKNYRWDNAITNLKPNFVREGQNQLEYEYFDLRNTFYGGNQYRFFDIRMLNALGRNVGKIKMEPDGVKAFLLKDKSRANQPYTQYPDFDGGYVIENVERGTGTGATESDYVSVNFLLETTDKAIGDIYVLGQMNQYKHTEENKLTYDPAVSGYTGDLLLKQGWYDYIYYAPEAPNPYMYEGSFNQTENIYEILVYFRGQTDRTDYLVGYSRVTVNDD
- the cas6 gene encoding CRISPR-associated endoribonuclease Cas6, giving the protein MRVRIIFNLKNRGANVPFHHQFLLAQLIKGILMQGGDSTYSTYGFYNFSGLKGQTKISRNGLHFFSSKVTLVLSSPSEKFIGYFIKNLFAYPKIEMGNLILSPDSVEEEEYPELTDVSKFICISPLVLVVPGFNDSEGKRFISPESDSFSDILYESTIDRMEQLGYTPEQLSSFYKFQLVPDADYLARIRDSQKKFARIYPVYDQDVKYEVRGYTFPFRLYASPEVQSFVFTCGLGNFTHKGFGMLDIANSDPAKRTKAFTFEQAQAKAPETKEKRKREEVSQEEVSEDESH
- a CDS encoding RNA polymerase sigma factor, which encodes MELEEELITGCCKKDRKAQRKLYDLYAGQMLVVAMRYVKAQDEAEDILQEAFIKVFKNIETFRKESSLFFWIKKILVNTALNHQRSKLYMYPMVDVDEMRSLQQQETTLSGYRYQELLGFIHRLPDGCRVIFNLFAIEGYGHKEIAKMLNISEGTSKSQYSRARLLLKEMINSEDELRYGTFK
- a CDS encoding AI-2E family transporter; its protein translation is MRKTAVYLVIGISLFIFLSWYFSNIFIYIALSLIISTILRPLTNYFSQIQVFRVRVPRVLAVIVSFLVFLLIISSFILLFVPLVSEQIAVIKDINYDELYGMISQPLSRIEVFLIENNLTQDDPGFIVDALKANIASLKDDIRVQDIFSDLLAITGNFFVGTLAVTFISFFLLFEKGIFRRNLISLIPNKYFEVSIAALYKMEKLLSNYLLGLLFQMFAIFSIASLGLSIFRIKYALTIAVFAALANLIPYAGPLLGASFGILVGISTMPGLESTQDYIFLVIKIVSVFSTVQIIDNIVLQPLIFSKSVKAHPLEIFIIIFAGATLAGIPGMIAAIPVYTILRVSAVELYAGYKQYHIFRY